One window of the Enterobacter huaxiensis genome contains the following:
- the gntK gene encoding gluconokinase, with protein MSTTNHDHHVYVLMGVSGSGKSAVASEVAHQLHAAFLDGDFLHPRSNIIKMAAGEPLNDDDRKPWLQALNDAAFAMQRTNKVSLIVCSALKKTYRDLLRDGNPNLSFIYLKGDFDVIESRLKARKGHFFKTQMLVTQFEALQEPGADEQDVLVVDIDQPLDGVVASTIEVINKRQ; from the coding sequence TTGAGCACGACTAATCACGATCACCACGTTTACGTCCTGATGGGCGTGTCCGGTAGCGGTAAATCGGCCGTAGCCAGCGAAGTGGCGCATCAACTTCATGCCGCGTTTCTTGATGGCGACTTCCTTCATCCGCGCAGCAACATCATCAAAATGGCCGCAGGCGAGCCGCTGAACGACGACGATCGCAAACCGTGGCTGCAGGCGCTGAACGACGCCGCGTTCGCCATGCAGCGCACCAACAAAGTTTCCCTGATCGTCTGTTCCGCGCTGAAAAAAACCTACCGCGACCTGCTGCGCGACGGCAACCCGAACCTCTCCTTCATCTATCTGAAGGGCGATTTCGACGTCATTGAAAGCCGTCTGAAGGCGCGTAAAGGCCACTTCTTCAAAACCCAGATGCTGGTCACGCAGTTTGAAGCGCTGCAGGAGCCGGGTGCGGATGAGCAGGACGTATTGGTGGTTGATATCGATCAGCCGCTTGACGGTGTTGTTGCCAGCACCATCGAGGTCATTAATAAAAGGCAGTAA
- the gntU gene encoding gluconate transporter, with protein sequence MSTLTLVLTAVGSVLLLLFLVMKARMHAFVALMVVSIGAGLFSGMPLDKIAATMEKGMGGTLGFLAIVVALGAMFGKILHETGAVDQIAVKMLKSFGHSRAHYAIGLAGLICALPLFFEVAVVLLISVAFSMARHTGTNLVKLVIPLFAGVAAAAAFLLPGPAPMLLASQMHADFGWMILIGLCAAIPGMIIAGPLWGNFISRYVELHIPDDITEPHLGEGKMPSFGFSLSLILLPLVLVGLKTIAARFVPVGSSAYEWFEFIGHPFTAILVACLVAIYGLAMRQGMPKDRVMEICGAALQPAGIILLVIGAGGVFKQVLVDSGVGPALGEALTGMGLPIAVTCFVLAAAVRIIQGSATVACLTAVGLVMPVIEQLNYSGAQMAALSICIAGGSIVVSHVNDAGFWLFGKFTGATEAQTLKTWTLMETILGTTGAIVGMIAFTLLS encoded by the coding sequence TTGAGTACATTAACGCTTGTTTTGACAGCAGTAGGTTCCGTGTTGCTGCTGCTGTTTTTAGTGATGAAGGCGCGTATGCATGCCTTCGTTGCTTTGATGGTGGTTTCTATTGGTGCAGGTCTCTTTTCCGGTATGCCGCTCGATAAAATCGCAGCGACCATGGAAAAAGGGATGGGCGGCACGCTGGGCTTCCTGGCGATTGTGGTCGCGCTCGGCGCGATGTTCGGCAAGATTTTGCACGAGACGGGCGCGGTCGATCAGATTGCCGTCAAAATGCTGAAATCCTTCGGGCACAGCCGCGCGCACTACGCGATTGGCCTGGCCGGTCTGATTTGCGCGCTGCCGCTGTTCTTCGAGGTGGCGGTGGTGCTGCTGATTAGCGTCGCGTTCTCGATGGCGCGCCACACCGGCACTAACCTCGTGAAGCTGGTCATACCGCTGTTTGCGGGCGTGGCGGCTGCGGCGGCGTTCCTGCTGCCGGGGCCTGCGCCGATGCTGCTGGCGTCACAAATGCACGCCGACTTTGGCTGGATGATCCTGATTGGCCTGTGCGCCGCGATCCCGGGGATGATTATCGCCGGTCCGCTGTGGGGTAACTTCATCAGCCGCTACGTTGAGCTGCACATTCCTGACGACATCACCGAGCCGCACCTGGGCGAGGGCAAAATGCCGTCCTTCGGCTTCAGCCTGTCGCTGATCCTGCTCCCGCTGGTGCTGGTGGGTCTGAAAACCATCGCCGCGCGCTTTGTGCCGGTCGGTTCCAGCGCCTACGAGTGGTTTGAGTTTATCGGCCACCCGTTTACGGCGATCCTGGTGGCCTGTCTGGTGGCGATTTACGGCCTGGCGATGCGTCAGGGGATGCCAAAAGACCGCGTGATGGAGATCTGCGGCGCCGCGCTGCAGCCTGCGGGTATCATCCTGCTGGTGATCGGTGCCGGTGGCGTGTTCAAGCAGGTGCTGGTGGATTCCGGCGTGGGTCCTGCGCTGGGCGAAGCGCTGACCGGGATGGGCCTGCCAATTGCGGTCACCTGCTTCGTGCTGGCCGCGGCGGTGCGTATCATCCAGGGCTCTGCGACCGTCGCATGCTTGACTGCCGTGGGCCTGGTGATGCCGGTGATTGAACAGCTGAACTACTCCGGTGCGCAGATGGCGGCGCTCTCTATCTGTATCGCGGGCGGTTCGATTGTGGTATCCCACGTGAACGACGCGGGCTTCTGGCTGTTCGGTAAATTTACCGGCGCGACCGAAGCGCAAACCCTGAAAACCTGGACGCTGATGGAAACCATCCTCGGCACGACGGGTGCGATCGTCGGGATGATTGCGTTTACGCTGCTGAGCTAA
- a CDS encoding YhgN family NAAT transporter: MSEIISAAVLLILIMDPLGNLPIFMSVLKHTEPKRRRAIMIRELLIALVVMFIFLFAGEKILAFLNLRAETVSISGGIILFLIAIKMIFPSAEGSSSGLPAGEEPFIVPLAIPLVAGPTILATLMLLSHQYPNQMSHLVIALLIAWGGTFIILLQSSLFLRLLGEKGVNALERLMGLILVMMATQMFLDGIRAWMKG; this comes from the coding sequence ATGAGTGAAATCATTTCCGCGGCGGTTTTATTGATCCTGATAATGGATCCACTCGGAAACCTGCCCATCTTCATGTCGGTGCTAAAGCACACCGAGCCGAAGCGCCGTCGGGCGATCATGATCCGCGAGCTGCTCATCGCTCTGGTGGTGATGTTTATCTTCCTGTTTGCCGGGGAGAAGATCCTCGCGTTCCTGAACTTACGCGCTGAAACGGTCTCGATTTCGGGCGGGATTATTCTGTTCCTGATTGCCATCAAAATGATTTTCCCAAGCGCCGAAGGCAGCAGCAGCGGCCTGCCTGCGGGTGAAGAGCCGTTCATCGTGCCGCTGGCGATCCCGCTGGTCGCCGGGCCGACCATTCTGGCGACGCTGATGCTGCTGTCGCACCAGTACCCGAATCAAATGAGCCATCTGGTGATTGCCCTGCTGATTGCCTGGGGCGGGACGTTTATCATCCTGCTGCAGTCGTCGCTGTTCCTGCGCCTGCTGGGCGAGAAAGGGGTGAACGCGCTGGAGCGCCTGATGGGGCTGATTCTGGTGATGATGGCGACGCAGATGTTCCTGGACGGGATCCGGGCATGGATGAAGGGCTAG
- the asd gene encoding aspartate-semialdehyde dehydrogenase, protein MKNVGFIGWRGMVGSVLMQRMVEERDFDAIRPVFFSTSQLGQAAPSFGGTTGTLQDAYDLEALKALDIIVTCQGGDYTNEIYPKLRESGWQGYWIDAASSLRMKDDAIIILDPVNQGVITDGLNNGVKTFVGGNCTVSLMLMSLGGLFAQDLVEWVSVATYQAASGGGARHMRELLTQMGQLHQSVAAELANPASAILDIERKVTQLTRSGELPVDNFGVPLAGGLIPWIDKQLDNGQTREEWKGQAETNKILNTASAIPVDGLCVRIGALRCHSQAFTIKLKKDVSIPTVEELLAAHNPWAKVVPNDRDITMRELTPAAVTGTLTTPVGRLRKLNMGPEYLSAFTVGDQLLWGAAEPLRRMLRQLA, encoded by the coding sequence ATGAAAAACGTTGGTTTTATCGGCTGGCGCGGTATGGTCGGCTCTGTACTCATGCAACGCATGGTTGAAGAGCGCGATTTCGACGCTATCCGCCCGGTCTTCTTCTCCACTTCCCAGCTCGGCCAGGCTGCACCGTCCTTTGGTGGTACCACAGGCACGTTGCAGGATGCTTACGATCTGGAAGCGCTGAAGGCACTCGACATTATTGTCACGTGTCAGGGCGGCGATTATACCAACGAAATCTATCCAAAGCTGCGTGAAAGCGGCTGGCAGGGCTACTGGATTGACGCGGCCTCTTCGCTGCGTATGAAAGACGATGCCATCATCATTCTCGACCCGGTTAACCAGGGCGTGATTACCGACGGCCTGAACAACGGCGTGAAAACCTTTGTCGGCGGCAACTGTACCGTTAGCCTGATGCTGATGTCCCTGGGCGGCCTGTTCGCGCAGGATCTGGTGGAGTGGGTCTCCGTGGCGACCTACCAGGCCGCGTCCGGCGGCGGCGCGCGCCATATGCGCGAGCTGCTGACCCAGATGGGCCAGCTGCACCAGAGCGTCGCAGCCGAGCTGGCAAACCCGGCGTCCGCTATTCTCGATATCGAACGTAAAGTCACCCAGCTGACCCGCAGCGGCGAGCTGCCGGTGGACAACTTCGGCGTACCGCTGGCCGGTGGCCTGATCCCGTGGATCGACAAACAGCTGGATAACGGCCAGACCCGCGAAGAGTGGAAGGGCCAGGCTGAGACCAACAAAATCCTCAATACCGCGTCGGCGATCCCGGTTGACGGCCTGTGCGTGCGTATCGGCGCGCTGCGCTGCCACAGCCAGGCCTTCACCATTAAACTGAAAAAAGATGTGTCTATTCCGACCGTGGAAGAGCTGCTGGCTGCGCATAACCCGTGGGCGAAAGTGGTGCCAAACGATCGCGATATCACCATGCGTGAACTGACCCCGGCAGCCGTGACAGGCACGCTGACCACCCCGGTTGGCCGCCTGCGTAAGCTGAACATGGGGCCGGAGTACCTCTCCGCGTTCACCGTCGGCGACCAGCTCCTGTGGGGGGCCGCCGAACCGCTGCGCCGCATGCTGCGCCAGCTGGCGTAA